From Paenibacillus sp. PL2-23:
GACGTGCCGTTCTTGAATCATATGCTGGACCTGTTCGCCAAGCACGGCCAATTCGACCTGACAGTTGACGCGAAGGGCGATATTGATATCGACGACCACCATACCGTTGAAGATATCGGCATTTGTCTCGGGCAGACGCTGCGCGAGGCGCTGGGCGACAAGCGCGGCATTAAGCGGTATGCGAGCGTGTTCGTGCCGATGGACGAGGCGCTGGCTCAGGTTGTCATCGACGTGAGCAATCGGCCTCACTTCGAATATCGCGCACAGTATCCGTCCTCCCAGGTCGGCAGCTTCTCCACGGAGCTTGTGCACGAGTTTCTGTGGAAGCTTGCGC
This genomic window contains:
- the hisB gene encoding imidazoleglycerol-phosphate dehydratase HisB, translating into MAEQTVREASVARKTNETDITLKFAVDGTGQAKLETDVPFLNHMLDLFAKHGQFDLTVDAKGDIDIDDHHTVEDIGICLGQTLREALGDKRGIKRYASVFVPMDEALAQVVIDVSNRPHFEYRAQYPSSQVGSFSTELVHEFLWKLALEARITLHVIVHYGQNTHHMIEAVFKALGRALDEATSIDPRVTGVPSTKGVL